The DNA region GTGCGGTAGCCTCTGAAATTCAAGATGCATTTACAATTCATTGTGATAGTACCTTAATGGCTACGCAAATGTATGAATCAAACGCTGGCGATCTTTTGAGTTTTGCGAAAAAGACTTCACATTGGCATCGCTTAGCTAATTTTGGACTTTCTTATGATTTAGAATATTGTATCTCAAAAGATGTGGCAAATGTCTTGTGTTATTATCAAGATGGCGTTGTACTAGGGAAATAAAAATTTTGAATATATGAATAGTTTAAATTCTATTCATATATTCCTGTAACATGATTGTCGCTGCTATTTGATCGATATTACCTTTTACACGACGATCTTTCTTTTTCATTCCCATTTCTACCATCGCTTGAGATGCCATTTTGGAAGTGTAGCGCTCATCAACTGTTTCTAATGGAATATTGGGAAATTCTTTTTTTAATCTTTCTATAGCCTTTCGTACCAATGGTGTTGCGTGCGTATCACTATCATCCCAATTTCTAGGATCGCCAATAATGATAAGATCTACTTGTTCCACTGCAAAATATTTTTTCAAATAATCAAATAATTTGCTTGTTTCCACTGTCTCTAAAGCGTTGGCAATAATTTGCAAAGGATCAGTAACTGCAAGACCTGTACGCTTTCCACCATAATCAATAGCTATAATTCTTCCCATTATTTGTAAATTAATAAGTCCGCAATTACCAATATTCCAAA from Rhizosphaericola mali includes:
- the ruvX gene encoding Holliday junction resolvase RuvX; this encodes MGRIIAIDYGGKRTGLAVTDPLQIIANALETVETSKLFDYLKKYFAVEQVDLIIIGDPRNWDDSDTHATPLVRKAIERLKKEFPNIPLETVDERYTSKMASQAMVEMGMKKKDRRVKGNIDQIAATIMLQEYMNRI